In Ahaetulla prasina isolate Xishuangbanna chromosome 5, ASM2864084v1, whole genome shotgun sequence, the following are encoded in one genomic region:
- the CXCL12 gene encoding stromal cell-derived factor 1 isoform X1, producing the protein MLASGRDPDCPGKSIFALEASSASALQRVPAGPSGFGKPISLTYRCPCRYFESQVAKSQIKHLKILTVPGCPLQVIARLKNSSKQICIDSKLKWIQEYLEKYFQKRVKM; encoded by the exons ATGCTGGCATCAGGCAGAGATCCCGATTGCCCTGGGAAGAGCATCTTCGCTCTTGAAGCCTCCAGCGCTTCTGCTCTGCAGAGGGTCCCTGCTGGCCCTTCTGGGTttg GGAAACCCATCAGCCTGACTTACCGATGCCCTTGCAGGTATTTTGAGAGCCAAGTGGCCAAGTCCCAGATCAAACACCTGAAGATCTTGACCGTCCCTGGATGCCCCCTTCAGGTCAT TGCAAGACTGAAAAACAGCAGTAAACAGATCTGCATTGACTCCAAGTTAAAGTGGATTCAAGAGTACCTGGAGAAATACTTTCAAAA
- the CXCL12 gene encoding stromal cell-derived factor 1 isoform X3 codes for MDRRPLALLLLLLLATLHGTRGKPISLTYRCPCRYFESQVAKSQIKHLKILTVPGCPLQVIARLKNSSKQICIDSKLKWIQEYLEKYFQKRVKM; via the exons ATGGACCGCCGCCCGCTCGCcctcctgctgctgctcctgctcgCCACCCTGCACGGGACCCGCG GGAAACCCATCAGCCTGACTTACCGATGCCCTTGCAGGTATTTTGAGAGCCAAGTGGCCAAGTCCCAGATCAAACACCTGAAGATCTTGACCGTCCCTGGATGCCCCCTTCAGGTCAT TGCAAGACTGAAAAACAGCAGTAAACAGATCTGCATTGACTCCAAGTTAAAGTGGATTCAAGAGTACCTGGAGAAATACTTTCAAAA
- the CXCL12 gene encoding stromal cell-derived factor 1 isoform X2: MLASGRDPDCPGKSIFALEASSASALQRVPAGPSGFGKPISLTYRCPCRYFESQVAKSQIKHLKILTVPGCPLQVIARLKNSSKQICIDSKLKWIQEYLEKYFQK, from the exons ATGCTGGCATCAGGCAGAGATCCCGATTGCCCTGGGAAGAGCATCTTCGCTCTTGAAGCCTCCAGCGCTTCTGCTCTGCAGAGGGTCCCTGCTGGCCCTTCTGGGTttg GGAAACCCATCAGCCTGACTTACCGATGCCCTTGCAGGTATTTTGAGAGCCAAGTGGCCAAGTCCCAGATCAAACACCTGAAGATCTTGACCGTCCCTGGATGCCCCCTTCAGGTCAT TGCAAGACTGAAAAACAGCAGTAAACAGATCTGCATTGACTCCAAGTTAAAGTGGATTCAAGAGTACCTGGAGAAATACTTTCAAAAGTAA